The following coding sequences are from one Haemophilus haemolyticus window:
- a CDS encoding carbon starvation CstA family protein yields MLWFFFCVAILILGYFVYGKIIEKIFVINPQRQTPAYQVNDGVDYMPMSKTKIWLIQLLNIAGTGPIFGPILGALYGPVAMLWIVIGCIFAGAVHDYFCGMLSIRHGGATMPHLAGKFLGRPVKVFINTLALVLLLLVGVVFVSSPAQLMGTITMDLLGASQGALQLGDAEAVHHAVEAGGIKVWGMDKATVVAVWTIIIFAYYILATLLPIDKIIGRIYPLFGALLLFMSMGMVYGLVSAHFSAVDPIEFFRTINVDGQGLTLEKFTQNFQVKGDVPIWPLLFLTISCGALSGFHATQTPLMARCAENEKEGRFIFYGAMIAEGVIALIWCMVGLAFYENPQALQDAIAAGSPSKVVYDSSLHFLGFIGGIFAVLGVVVLPITSGDTAFRAARLQLAEIFHIDQRSLPKRLLIAVPLFVLGYFVSTIDFSVLWRYFTWANQMTAMVMLWTAAAYLYRYHKFHWVASIPAWFITTVCATYLFYNKIGFGLDYQLSVYLGFATTIVCIVLFFAMLKPLGERDEEAYVNN; encoded by the coding sequence ATGTTATGGTTTTTCTTTTGTGTAGCCATTTTGATTCTTGGTTACTTTGTTTATGGAAAAATTATCGAAAAAATCTTTGTGATTAATCCACAACGTCAGACCCCTGCTTACCAGGTAAATGATGGCGTGGATTATATGCCAATGTCAAAAACCAAAATTTGGTTAATTCAATTATTAAACATTGCTGGAACTGGTCCTATTTTTGGTCCGATTCTTGGTGCGTTATACGGACCAGTGGCAATGCTTTGGATTGTAATCGGTTGTATTTTTGCCGGTGCAGTGCATGACTATTTCTGTGGTATGTTAAGTATCCGTCATGGCGGTGCAACTATGCCTCATTTAGCCGGTAAATTCTTAGGTCGTCCTGTAAAAGTATTTATTAACACATTAGCACTTGTACTTTTATTATTAGTAGGTGTTGTATTTGTATCAAGCCCAGCTCAATTAATGGGTACGATTACCATGGACTTATTGGGCGCATCTCAAGGCGCGTTACAATTAGGTGATGCTGAAGCTGTTCATCATGCAGTTGAAGCCGGTGGTATCAAAGTATGGGGAATGGATAAAGCAACTGTTGTTGCAGTTTGGACTATTATTATTTTTGCTTACTATATTCTTGCGACTTTATTACCGATCGACAAAATTATCGGTCGAATCTATCCGCTCTTTGGCGCGTTGTTGCTATTTATGTCTATGGGTATGGTGTATGGCTTAGTTTCTGCACACTTTAGTGCTGTTGATCCTATTGAGTTCTTCCGTACTATCAATGTAGATGGTCAAGGTTTAACTTTAGAGAAATTCACGCAAAACTTCCAAGTGAAAGGTGATGTTCCAATTTGGCCATTATTGTTCTTAACTATTTCTTGTGGTGCATTATCTGGTTTCCATGCAACTCAAACTCCTTTAATGGCGCGTTGTGCTGAAAATGAAAAAGAAGGCCGTTTTATCTTTTACGGTGCAATGATTGCTGAAGGTGTAATTGCGTTAATCTGGTGTATGGTTGGTCTTGCATTCTATGAAAACCCACAAGCGTTACAAGATGCAATTGCAGCAGGTTCACCATCTAAAGTTGTATATGACAGTTCATTACACTTCTTAGGTTTTATCGGTGGTATTTTTGCAGTGTTAGGTGTGGTGGTTTTACCTATTACTTCTGGTGATACCGCATTCCGTGCTGCTCGTTTACAATTAGCGGAAATTTTCCATATCGACCAACGTTCATTACCTAAACGTTTATTAATTGCTGTACCACTATTCGTATTAGGCTATTTCGTTTCAACCATTGACTTTAGCGTATTATGGCGTTACTTCACTTGGGCAAACCAAATGACTGCAATGGTAATGTTATGGACTGCAGCAGCATACTTATATCGCTACCATAAATTCCACTGGGTTGCGTCTATTCCGGCTTGGTTTATTACAACAGTATGTGCAACTTACTTGTTCTACAACAAAATCGGTTTCGGTTTAGATTATCAACTTTCAGTTTATCTTGGTTTTGCAACAACAATTGTTTGTATCGTGTTATTCTTCGCTATGCTTAAGCCATTAGGTGAGCGTGATGAAGAAGCGTATGTGAATAATTAA
- a CDS encoding zinc ribbon domain-containing protein, producing MALTRCPECRKKISENAKNCPNCGFSFKQADLEIYKQQLERRRLHNAEINRKSTKLHIIWFCIFAIFIALASWITNK from the coding sequence ATGGCCTTAACTCGATGCCCTGAATGCAGAAAAAAGATTAGTGAAAATGCAAAAAACTGCCCTAATTGTGGTTTTTCTTTCAAACAAGCAGATTTAGAAATTTATAAACAACAATTAGAAAGACGTCGGCTGCATAATGCTGAAATCAATCGTAAAAGTACAAAACTCCACATAATTTGGTTTTGCATTTTTGCTATTTTTATCGCGCTGGCTAGTTGGATTACAAATAAATAG
- the fdhD gene encoding formate dehydrogenase accessory sulfurtransferase FdhD, translating to MDWLIKQTINFFKRNKSIENSTALLQSKEDFLAVEMPVSLVYNGISHAVMMCSPKDLEVFALGFSLTEGIIEKPSDIYGIDVVEACNGIEVQIELSSRKFMALKEHRRTLTGRTGCGICGTEQLNQVYKNFPKLDRTFKFNLNLLDGCLSELHKNQRLGQQTGSTHACGFFDLEGNMLAIFEDVGRHVALDKLLGWHAKSGKPNGIIVASSRASYEMVQKTISCGVEMLVTISGATDLAVKMAEAHHLTLIGFAREGKGNIYSGDGRINS from the coding sequence ATGGATTGGCTGATTAAACAAACGATTAACTTTTTTAAAAGAAATAAAAGTATAGAAAATTCAACTGCACTTTTACAATCAAAAGAAGATTTTCTAGCGGTCGAAATGCCAGTTTCATTAGTTTATAACGGTATTTCTCATGCGGTTATGATGTGTTCACCGAAAGATTTAGAGGTGTTTGCTTTGGGATTTTCTCTCACAGAAGGCATTATTGAAAAACCTTCGGATATTTACGGCATTGATGTTGTGGAAGCTTGCAATGGTATTGAAGTGCAAATAGAACTGTCTAGCCGAAAATTTATGGCATTAAAAGAGCATCGTCGTACCCTAACTGGACGTACGGGATGTGGCATTTGTGGCACGGAGCAGCTTAATCAAGTGTATAAAAATTTTCCGAAATTAGACCGCACTTTTAAGTTTAATTTGAATTTGCTCGATGGCTGTTTGTCAGAGCTTCATAAAAATCAACGATTAGGTCAGCAAACAGGTTCGACACATGCTTGTGGCTTTTTTGATTTAGAAGGTAATATGCTTGCTATTTTTGAAGATGTGGGTCGTCATGTTGCGCTTGATAAATTACTTGGCTGGCATGCAAAATCAGGCAAGCCTAATGGAATTATTGTCGCTTCGAGTCGCGCAAGTTATGAAATGGTTCAAAAAACTATTTCTTGTGGGGTGGAAATGTTAGTGACTATTTCTGGGGCAACTGATCTTGCTGTGAAAATGGCTGAAGCACATCATTTGACTTTGATTGGTTTTGCAAGAGAAGGTAAAGGAAATATCTATAGTGGAGATGGACGAATTAATAGTTAA